One window of Dyadobacter sandarakinus genomic DNA carries:
- a CDS encoding OmpL47-type beta-barrel domain-containing protein — MIKNYISNDNPMAGIFARTCLFLSFLMSLASPGEALSVTQPASRTLADGCVPVSPLACSATYAAYPFALSFDAGVPATVTDKAGNGTGFLTINSLSGTRTSEDGQPTIPSLPGYEPSKITLTGGRLQIVASKGIDYLANNNQINVLGVKVRTGKKIQLDVQLINPVNAAQAQQGGLWFGLHDKTFIKLGVTGNKVELRKELNDVSSNISGLANPDQRRTETITGLNTKTVSLRMVIDSAANTVEGFYSTDGTNYVSTGALYAVPVLDIAGTGLTQGDRFAGVFATYRNGSAPVTYTFDNFAIDDLIKPDPLPREFKVSFQPQSATIPAGYTADYGNAFDAAKGYGWMNAATREPGDYTGNTRVRTGSGDPRQLSLIQMQAASDNTTPGAWEHDIENGIYTVTVSVGDNGYYNSTHQLNVEGLPAITDFTPTSSNRFRTAIATVRVTDKKLTINANGGIGTKLNYIDVAPAAPVADSAAPVAGARFEGTLKAANVYSEQVKVILSAADAGSSGLNLFQYAINNGQYVNYTGPFILNTGGDYTLKVRAADANGNETITSNYEFSIFKQPVVTRFSFQPAGTPVPSGYVADLGNAFDETRGYGWLSADTKVPGDYTGNTRVRTGSGDSKQLSLLQMQATTDNIVPGAWEHVVENGTYTVTVSAGDFKYFDSNHQINVEGLPAISDFNPSSTTKFRAATATVQVTDGRLTIDATGGRGTKINYINFSRYVPVADTLPPVASARFEGTIKSGNVYDQQVRVILTATDAGQAGLAALQYSLNNGDYIRYTSPFVIDARGSYSLKVRAADANNNEVVSSPYLFGVFREPDSKTVKISFRPQGNAVPEGFTADNGKAYEPLKGSGWINSSTKAPLDFSTNVLIRNGADQPLQLSFAQMQADTTPAAWEYAVQNGTYKVIVSAGDAENLGSNHQINVEGLPAISDFRPDNDHKFRYGVVSVPVTDGKLTIDAANGVNTKINYIIFTPAETVADTLAPVISARFEGESDSASVYKHQVKIFLTATDEGASGLAEFQYSINNGSFVNYTGPVLIQTPGNYTIKLRAADATPNERVTQNIAFSIVDPVEVISMTFSKPVLNFTVIKGQQVLPQTVEVLATPAVNAFTLSKTEASWLTLPANTSGKLEFGPANINSNLDEGSYQALVTCQADGHEPTTLLVNLHVVNALNPAVAKINFQDAASGPPLNYFRDFGQAFGARTAREQGAGLQFGWKKRSDGTPLDLTANGRNRNTPEDVLLATLIHMQANQITSTFKGTKVEGYWEMKVPNGTYEVQVSAGDGDIGTSAESHTLNVEGVTLISNFVPNGKTGTISRFKSATGQVHVTDELLTVNADGGTNTKINYINVFPVTLDPYLYWATRNANIIIKKETTVQNTISVVLGSSNNSATAYNLSAVYGAGATGWLTFEPSPSGTQPNVSINYTAAKDLPLGIYHATIRASSGGLTSAELQIQLNVVEEEKPYVISSNPINGATKVGLNTVSVAANNLHVPAVPGYQGGVNNATITESTVKLVKVVDNIETPVKGVVQGTGGGDVISFSPSASLEAHTVYKFIITSGVKSYSGAGFAPYEATFTTDAAAVDTSGFLNATFTKVPVPGTQNKKYTSLTFGPDGNFYALRLDGVIEKYTVNPADGSLENQRLINTLVHKYGSRTAIGLTFEPGATPQNMVAWVTHSSAGLTSAPTFDGNVSKLSGDSLQYEQLIVTKLPRSKRDHLTNSMAFGPDGALYINQGSNSSAGSYDSDWQRDESLLSGSVLRLDLVKLAAFALPINVQTTTNQALINKAPVDSAIFRDGTYNPYGSNAPLTIFASGVRNAYDLVWHSNGQLYLPTNGSGGGGNSPESVAGTRRPDGSVYNGPAIPATNGIKAQNDWLFRVNPNKPVGYYGHPNPMRGEYVLNRGFPDNALYLPSVKPDVNYRIGYNFGLNNSPNGAIEYKSNNFGGVLKNKLLVCRFSGGGDIIVMEPGARVPMNVTENDSLYDIVKVNTGSSNTGLNGMSGFGNPLDITEDVKTGNLYVIEYNWNDSPNLTSQITLLRAQGNPAPAPALAVQMTSSGETASGASQRTRTYSVQVSNKGNARLEIKQVDLSGKDAAAFRIADLDAPSEDRPLVLEPGDSLTFQVLASVRSDRSSSARLHVVSMDNTAKDVEINNVPERYLSNLPAEKAGESGLPDHTLRLFPNPSAGTEPVTLKLENFSKMEPVTVYMYDMQGNVIQSISERTDMNGELNIRVEPKRGTNQNSFIIKVAYPAGFRFVKWVNIP, encoded by the coding sequence ATGATTAAAAACTACATTTCAAACGACAATCCGATGGCAGGCATTTTCGCCAGAACATGCCTTTTTCTATCTTTTCTGATGAGCCTGGCCAGTCCCGGTGAGGCTTTGTCAGTAACTCAACCTGCTTCGCGGACACTTGCCGACGGATGTGTTCCGGTAAGTCCGCTGGCTTGTTCCGCCACCTATGCGGCCTATCCTTTTGCCTTGTCTTTTGATGCGGGCGTACCTGCCACTGTCACCGACAAAGCCGGCAACGGGACGGGATTTCTGACGATCAATAGTTTGTCAGGTACACGCACTTCCGAAGATGGCCAGCCAACCATTCCTTCGCTTCCCGGCTATGAGCCTTCCAAAATCACGCTGACCGGAGGCAGGCTGCAGATTGTAGCCAGTAAGGGCATCGACTATCTCGCCAATAACAATCAGATCAATGTGCTGGGCGTGAAGGTGCGGACCGGAAAGAAAATACAGCTTGATGTACAGTTGATTAATCCTGTTAATGCGGCACAGGCCCAGCAGGGTGGATTGTGGTTCGGGCTTCATGATAAAACATTCATCAAGCTGGGCGTGACAGGTAACAAGGTTGAGCTGAGAAAAGAGCTCAATGATGTTTCCAGCAATATTTCAGGCCTTGCCAATCCCGATCAGCGCCGTACGGAAACCATTACCGGGCTCAACACCAAGACAGTAAGCTTGCGTATGGTGATCGACTCGGCGGCAAATACAGTGGAAGGTTTTTATTCTACAGACGGAACAAATTATGTAAGTACCGGCGCGCTTTATGCAGTTCCGGTACTGGATATTGCAGGCACGGGGCTTACGCAGGGAGACCGGTTTGCGGGCGTATTTGCAACCTATCGCAACGGATCGGCTCCGGTAACCTATACTTTCGACAACTTCGCGATAGATGATCTGATCAAACCGGACCCACTGCCGCGCGAATTCAAGGTCAGCTTTCAGCCGCAGTCCGCCACGATTCCGGCAGGTTACACAGCTGACTATGGTAATGCATTTGACGCTGCCAAAGGCTACGGCTGGATGAACGCCGCTACCAGAGAGCCAGGCGACTATACCGGAAATACCCGCGTGCGCACAGGTTCGGGAGATCCGCGTCAGCTTTCACTGATCCAGATGCAGGCAGCTTCTGACAATACAACACCGGGCGCATGGGAGCATGATATCGAAAACGGGATCTATACGGTTACGGTCAGCGTGGGTGATAATGGATACTATAACAGTACACACCAGTTGAATGTGGAGGGCCTGCCGGCGATCACGGATTTTACGCCCACCTCATCCAACAGGTTCAGGACAGCCATAGCCACCGTGCGGGTAACCGACAAAAAACTGACGATCAATGCAAATGGCGGTATCGGTACCAAACTGAACTATATAGATGTAGCCCCGGCAGCACCCGTGGCCGACTCTGCGGCTCCTGTGGCGGGCGCGCGCTTTGAGGGTACGCTCAAAGCGGCCAATGTGTACAGCGAACAGGTAAAAGTGATCCTGAGTGCAGCTGACGCAGGAAGCTCGGGCCTGAATTTATTCCAGTATGCAATTAACAACGGTCAATATGTAAACTATACGGGTCCGTTTATTCTGAACACTGGCGGCGACTATACCCTTAAAGTACGGGCAGCAGATGCAAACGGGAACGAAACCATTACCAGTAACTACGAATTCAGCATCTTCAAGCAGCCGGTTGTCACGCGGTTCAGCTTCCAGCCGGCCGGTACGCCGGTACCTTCGGGCTACGTGGCCGATCTGGGAAATGCATTTGACGAAACACGAGGTTACGGCTGGCTGAGTGCTGACACGAAAGTGCCCGGTGACTACACAGGCAATACGCGCGTGCGTACCGGCTCGGGCGACTCCAAGCAGCTTTCATTGCTTCAGATGCAGGCTACGACCGATAACATTGTTCCCGGTGCGTGGGAGCATGTGGTTGAAAACGGGACCTATACCGTGACGGTGAGTGCGGGGGATTTCAAATATTTCGATAGTAACCACCAGATCAATGTGGAGGGTTTGCCGGCGATTTCGGACTTTAACCCTAGCAGTACCACCAAGTTTCGGGCGGCAACTGCCACGGTGCAGGTGACCGACGGCCGGCTTACCATTGATGCCACAGGCGGGCGCGGGACCAAGATCAACTACATCAATTTCAGCAGGTATGTGCCGGTGGCTGATACCTTGCCGCCGGTGGCGAGCGCCCGTTTCGAAGGTACTATCAAGTCCGGCAATGTGTACGACCAGCAGGTAAGGGTCATACTCACCGCAACTGACGCCGGCCAGGCAGGGCTGGCTGCTCTGCAGTATTCCCTCAACAATGGAGACTATATCCGGTACACCAGTCCGTTTGTGATAGATGCAAGAGGCAGTTACAGCCTGAAAGTTCGTGCTGCTGATGCCAATAACAATGAAGTGGTGAGCAGCCCCTATCTGTTCGGAGTATTCCGTGAACCTGATTCAAAAACGGTGAAAATCAGCTTCCGGCCGCAGGGGAATGCGGTGCCGGAAGGGTTTACAGCAGACAATGGAAAAGCTTATGAACCGCTGAAAGGCTCGGGCTGGATCAACTCCTCCACAAAGGCACCGCTTGATTTCAGCACAAATGTCCTGATCAGAAACGGAGCCGACCAGCCATTGCAGCTGTCTTTTGCCCAAATGCAGGCCGACACTACTCCGGCAGCCTGGGAATATGCCGTTCAGAATGGTACCTATAAAGTAATAGTAAGTGCCGGTGACGCTGAAAATCTGGGAAGTAACCATCAGATTAATGTTGAAGGTTTGCCCGCTATCAGCGATTTCCGGCCGGACAATGATCACAAGTTCAGGTACGGAGTAGTATCCGTGCCGGTGACGGATGGCAAGCTGACGATTGATGCTGCCAATGGTGTCAATACCAAAATCAACTACATTATTTTTACGCCGGCCGAAACGGTGGCCGATACCCTTGCACCTGTGATCAGCGCGCGCTTTGAAGGCGAGTCGGACTCCGCAAGTGTGTATAAGCATCAGGTGAAAATTTTCCTTACGGCAACAGACGAGGGTGCTTCCGGCCTGGCGGAGTTCCAGTACTCAATTAATAACGGCAGCTTTGTTAATTACACCGGCCCTGTCCTGATCCAGACTCCGGGAAATTACACCATCAAGCTGCGGGCGGCTGATGCAACGCCCAATGAAAGAGTTACGCAGAATATTGCATTCAGCATCGTGGATCCGGTAGAAGTCATTTCCATGACATTTTCAAAACCGGTCCTCAACTTTACGGTCATCAAAGGACAGCAGGTGCTTCCTCAGACGGTGGAAGTGCTCGCAACGCCTGCGGTGAATGCATTTACCTTGTCCAAAACAGAAGCCAGCTGGCTTACCCTGCCGGCCAATACCTCCGGTAAGCTGGAATTTGGTCCTGCCAACATCAACAGTAACCTGGACGAAGGATCTTACCAGGCTCTGGTCACCTGCCAGGCCGATGGTCACGAACCTACTACCTTGCTCGTCAACCTGCACGTGGTTAATGCACTTAACCCGGCTGTGGCCAAGATCAACTTTCAGGACGCAGCTAGCGGACCTCCGCTCAACTATTTCCGTGATTTTGGTCAGGCTTTCGGAGCGCGCACGGCACGGGAGCAGGGAGCCGGTCTTCAGTTTGGATGGAAAAAACGTTCCGACGGAACCCCGCTCGACCTTACGGCCAATGGCAGGAACCGCAATACGCCGGAAGATGTGCTGCTTGCAACCCTCATACACATGCAGGCCAACCAGATCACCAGTACATTTAAAGGAACCAAAGTAGAAGGCTACTGGGAAATGAAAGTTCCCAATGGTACTTACGAGGTGCAAGTTTCTGCCGGAGATGGCGATATCGGTACTTCGGCAGAAAGCCATACCCTGAATGTGGAAGGCGTCACTTTGATCAGCAATTTTGTGCCGAATGGAAAAACAGGTACGATCAGCCGGTTCAAATCGGCTACGGGCCAGGTGCATGTCACCGACGAGCTGCTGACGGTAAATGCAGATGGCGGTACCAATACCAAGATCAACTACATCAATGTTTTTCCGGTCACCCTTGACCCTTACCTGTACTGGGCAACCCGGAATGCCAATATTATTATCAAAAAAGAAACAACCGTACAAAACACCATTTCGGTTGTACTGGGCAGCTCTAACAACTCCGCTACTGCCTATAACCTGTCGGCAGTATATGGTGCGGGCGCCACAGGCTGGCTCACGTTTGAGCCTTCCCCCTCGGGAACACAGCCCAATGTGAGCATCAACTATACTGCTGCCAAGGACCTGCCTCTGGGTATTTACCATGCTACGATCAGGGCTTCCTCGGGCGGGCTGACAAGCGCAGAGCTGCAAATCCAGCTGAATGTGGTGGAAGAAGAAAAACCTTATGTCATATCTTCTAACCCCATCAACGGCGCTACGAAGGTGGGACTGAATACGGTGAGTGTTGCGGCCAATAACCTGCACGTACCGGCGGTGCCCGGATACCAGGGGGGAGTCAACAATGCAACCATTACGGAAAGTACCGTGAAGCTTGTAAAGGTGGTGGACAATATTGAAACACCTGTAAAAGGCGTGGTACAAGGCACAGGAGGCGGCGATGTGATCAGCTTTTCGCCTTCGGCAAGCCTGGAAGCGCACACGGTTTATAAGTTTATCATTACATCGGGCGTAAAATCGTACTCAGGTGCAGGCTTTGCGCCTTATGAAGCTACCTTCACCACCGATGCTGCCGCAGTGGATACCAGCGGGTTCCTGAATGCAACATTCACGAAAGTACCCGTGCCCGGCACCCAGAACAAGAAGTACACTTCGCTCACCTTTGGTCCGGACGGAAACTTCTATGCATTGCGGCTTGATGGTGTCATCGAAAAGTATACGGTTAATCCGGCAGACGGAAGCCTGGAAAATCAAAGGCTCATCAATACACTTGTGCACAAGTATGGAAGCCGCACTGCCATCGGACTCACTTTTGAGCCCGGAGCTACCCCGCAGAATATGGTGGCCTGGGTGACGCATTCCTCGGCCGGGCTTACTTCCGCGCCAACCTTTGACGGAAATGTATCCAAGCTGAGCGGCGATAGCCTGCAATATGAGCAGCTCATCGTCACCAAGCTGCCGCGTTCCAAAAGGGACCATCTGACAAATAGTATGGCTTTCGGGCCGGATGGTGCATTGTACATCAACCAGGGCAGCAACAGCTCGGCGGGTTCTTACGACTCCGACTGGCAGCGCGACGAGAGCCTGCTGTCAGGCAGCGTACTGCGGCTTGACCTCGTGAAGCTGGCCGCCTTTGCCCTGCCGATTAATGTTCAAACGACAACCAACCAGGCATTGATCAACAAGGCTCCTGTGGATTCTGCCATTTTCAGGGATGGTACTTACAACCCTTATGGCAGCAACGCGCCGCTCACGATCTTCGCATCGGGTGTACGAAATGCGTACGACTTAGTATGGCACTCTAACGGACAGCTTTACCTTCCTACAAACGGCTCGGGAGGAGGAGGTAACTCGCCGGAGTCCGTAGCTGGTACACGCCGGCCGGATGGTTCGGTGTACAATGGTCCTGCGATACCTGCAACCAACGGTATCAAAGCCCAGAACGACTGGTTGTTCCGGGTGAACCCCAACAAACCGGTAGGTTATTACGGACATCCTAATCCTATGCGCGGAGAGTATGTACTTAACCGGGGCTTTCCGGATAATGCATTGTACCTGCCGTCGGTCAAACCGGATGTAAACTACCGCATCGGATACAACTTCGGGCTGAACAATTCACCAAACGGAGCGATTGAGTACAAAAGCAACAACTTCGGCGGGGTACTGAAAAACAAGTTGCTCGTGTGCCGGTTCTCGGGCGGGGGCGATATTATCGTAATGGAGCCGGGCGCCCGGGTACCCATGAATGTTACCGAAAATGATAGTCTTTACGACATTGTGAAGGTAAATACGGGTTCAAGCAACACGGGGCTGAACGGCATGTCGGGATTTGGTAACCCGCTGGACATTACCGAAGATGTGAAAACGGGCAACCTGTACGTCATAGAATATAACTGGAACGATAGCCCGAATCTTACCTCGCAGATTACCTTGCTGCGTGCCCAGGGAAATCCTGCTCCGGCACCTGCTCTGGCTGTACAAATGACCAGCTCGGGAGAGACTGCATCCGGGGCCAGCCAACGCACCCGTACCTACTCCGTGCAAGTGAGCAATAAGGGTAACGCAAGACTGGAAATCAAGCAGGTAGATTTGTCGGGTAAAGATGCTGCTGCGTTCCGCATTGCAGACTTGGATGCGCCAAGTGAGGACCGCCCGCTGGTACTGGAACCCGGCGACTCGCTGACTTTCCAGGTACTGGCTTCGGTGAGGTCGGACCGTAGTTCCAGCGCGAGGCTGCATGTAGTAAGCATGGACAATACTGCAAAGGATGTGGAGATCAACAATGTTCCCGAACGCTATCTCTCAAACCTGCCTGCCGAAAAAGCCGGCGAGAGCGGCCTTCCTGACCATACCCTGCGTCTTTTTCCAAACCCGAGTGCAGGCACTGAGCCCGTAACGCTCAAACTTGAAAATTTCAGCAAAATGGAGCCTGTTACCGTTTATATGTACGATATGCAGGGCAATGTAATCCAGTCGATATCGGAACGGACGGATATGAATGGAGAGCTCAACATACGGGTAGAGCCCAAAAGAGGGACAAACCAGAATAGCTTTATCATCAAAGTGGCGTATCCGGCCGGATTCCGGTTTGTGAAGTGGGTTAACATTCCCTGA
- a CDS encoding LytR/AlgR family response regulator transcription factor — protein sequence MTDVLIVESDPGMAEDLRQMIETSAGDYRIIYIAISVNDAKSWLTTHRSPQLIVCDIQLSDGLGFDIFQDVNVAAPVIFCTSYDEYALKAFENNGIDYLIKPVSQEKLERSLKKFNQLKELFGEENGSFPRKIGNGASYLTGYKTSLLVYYQDKIIPVNLDQVDFIHYNNYQVNVYTQNAHYETRDTLNNIIATLNPRDFFRANRQFIIHRKSVTTIQQYFGRKLLVGTTYPAPEPVIISKANASDFLKWLEGLGVEENSYSFQ from the coding sequence ATGACTGATGTACTAATTGTTGAAAGTGACCCGGGTATGGCCGAGGATCTGAGACAAATGATCGAGACCTCTGCCGGCGACTACCGGATTATTTACATTGCCATATCTGTTAATGACGCAAAAAGCTGGCTGACCACCCACAGGTCACCGCAGCTGATCGTGTGTGATATACAGCTCAGCGACGGGCTTGGATTTGACATTTTCCAGGACGTGAACGTAGCCGCTCCGGTTATTTTCTGCACCAGCTACGACGAGTATGCTTTGAAAGCCTTCGAGAATAATGGAATTGACTACCTGATTAAACCGGTCAGCCAGGAAAAGCTGGAAAGAAGCCTCAAAAAGTTTAATCAGCTGAAAGAGCTATTTGGTGAAGAAAACGGATCTTTTCCGAGGAAAATAGGGAATGGTGCAAGCTACCTGACGGGCTACAAAACATCCCTGCTGGTGTACTACCAGGACAAGATTATTCCCGTCAACCTGGACCAGGTTGATTTTATCCATTACAACAACTACCAGGTGAATGTGTATACACAGAATGCACATTACGAAACCCGTGATACACTGAACAATATCATTGCCACGCTCAATCCCCGTGATTTTTTCAGGGCTAACCGGCAATTTATCATACATCGTAAAAGTGTGACCACCATACAGCAGTATTTCGGAAGAAAGTTGCTGGTGGGTACTACCTATCCGGCACCGGAGCCTGTCATTATCAGCAAGGCAAATGCCTCCGATTTCCTGAAATGGCTGGAAGGGCTTGGGGTAGAGGAAAACTCTTACTCCTTCCAATAG